From Roseofilum capinflatum BLCC-M114, one genomic window encodes:
- the smc gene encoding chromosome segregation protein SMC: MVHVKGVQLTNFKSFGGTTTVPLLPGFTVISGPNGSGKSNILDALLFCLGLSSSKGMRAERLPDLVNHAKGEKRKATVEASVTVTLDVSDVERSIWEEEEDPEGEIELDPEWHITRRLRVTPAGTYTSTYYMNGEACTLTQLHENLNRLRIYPEGYNVVLQGDVTNIISMNAKARREIIDELAGVAQFDRKIDLAKEKLEEVKDKEENSRIIEQELISQRDRLAKDRAKAEKYQTLRTELLQKQEWEAVLRWRSLRAEEGKLREAIEAGDRTQGEFQHNLEALNTQISQVSEELDGLNARVKSLGEEQLLALQSTLATQQAQLTQLETRQQELDSTEQHLKHQREKTEQEIHQDRQTLETLQHQYHLETEALSGLQDSRDQAQASLTETREQAQAIASASQEWVDQQTSLNHNIEEILKTLEPQRSEHAQLTERQTQLTRTLEEQNQRIATLEPKISSQHESATGLELEVIELSQRIQVVAQTVSTAEYDLQTQQQTQKRLLNEQREKQRQLDKLEAQAQAQQEAAGTYASKLILQTQIPGVHGLVASLGQVGSPRYQLALEIAAGSRLGNIVVDDDNVAAQAIALLKQKRAGRATFLPLNKIRPSRRPDAGFNSPGFIDYAVNLIDFDPRYQDIFAYVFGNTAVFATLNAAQPQIGKLRMVTLEGELLEASGAMTGGSQSQRSSLHFGMGAANAESAQQKALEDRISEIEGLLAQIEVEQGRLSNATKQASAELMEVRGQHREKQLQLEQCRKQIQNDQQQCDRDRQLLAQTQQDLNQTRSRLEQLNQEIPKQQAQLDEYRQSLAQLEDNQAPKEWQAIQAQLREKESVLDRRELALRGCEQQLQELDKKRDRTHEKIRQNLERVNELKHSEATTMSQNTRIRRQQADIKGQMAQTTGQLSILEETLGAEKQQRDAVEENLRQLQLNRQQLQWQQQKLAENQNTRRQNLITLQTQIQEVKAELPDPLPEVPENLKIKELEQTLRQLQKQLQALEPVNMLAIEEYEQTTERLEALSEKLAILEKERTELLLRVENFTTLRYRAFMESFDAVNENFQQIFAELSEGDGHLQLDNAEDPFSGGLNLVAHPKGKPVQRLASMSGGEKSLTALSFIFALQRYRPSPFYAFDEVDMFLDGANVERLSKMIKKQSLGSAQFIVVSLRRPMIEASERAIGVTQARGGFTQVLGITNTSEVAS; this comes from the coding sequence ATGGTTCACGTTAAGGGCGTGCAACTGACGAACTTCAAATCCTTTGGGGGAACAACGACTGTGCCGTTGTTGCCGGGGTTTACGGTGATTTCTGGGCCGAATGGGTCGGGGAAGTCTAATATTCTAGATGCGCTGCTGTTTTGTTTGGGCTTGTCTAGCTCTAAGGGGATGCGAGCGGAACGGTTGCCAGATCTGGTGAACCATGCGAAGGGAGAGAAACGCAAAGCGACAGTAGAAGCGAGTGTGACGGTAACCCTGGATGTCTCGGATGTGGAGCGCAGTATCTGGGAAGAGGAGGAAGATCCAGAGGGGGAGATAGAATTAGACCCGGAATGGCATATTACGCGCCGTCTGCGGGTGACTCCGGCGGGAACCTATACGTCAACCTATTATATGAATGGGGAGGCTTGCACCTTAACCCAGTTGCATGAGAACTTGAACCGCTTAAGGATCTATCCGGAAGGCTATAATGTGGTGCTTCAAGGGGATGTGACCAATATTATCTCGATGAATGCCAAAGCGAGACGGGAAATTATTGATGAGTTGGCGGGGGTGGCTCAGTTTGACCGGAAGATTGATTTGGCGAAGGAGAAGCTAGAGGAGGTTAAGGATAAGGAGGAGAATTCCCGGATTATAGAACAGGAATTGATTTCTCAGCGCGATCGCCTGGCGAAAGATCGCGCTAAAGCCGAAAAATACCAAACCCTACGCACAGAACTGTTGCAGAAACAGGAGTGGGAAGCGGTGTTGCGTTGGCGCTCGTTGCGTGCAGAGGAAGGAAAACTGAGGGAAGCGATAGAAGCGGGCGATCGCACTCAAGGAGAATTTCAGCATAACTTAGAGGCGCTCAATACTCAAATTTCCCAAGTTAGTGAAGAACTCGATGGACTGAATGCGCGGGTGAAATCTTTGGGAGAAGAGCAATTATTGGCCCTCCAGTCTACCCTAGCGACGCAACAAGCCCAACTGACTCAACTGGAAACCCGACAACAGGAACTCGACAGCACCGAACAACACTTAAAACATCAACGGGAAAAAACGGAACAGGAAATTCATCAAGACCGGCAAACCCTGGAAACCCTGCAACATCAATATCATCTGGAAACTGAGGCTCTGTCAGGATTGCAAGATAGTCGGGATCAGGCTCAGGCTAGTTTAACCGAAACGCGGGAACAGGCCCAGGCGATCGCCTCTGCTTCCCAAGAATGGGTCGATCAACAAACGAGCTTAAACCACAATATCGAAGAGATCCTCAAAACCCTTGAACCCCAACGCAGCGAACACGCGCAACTCACAGAGCGCCAAACCCAATTAACCCGTACCCTAGAAGAGCAAAATCAGCGCATTGCCACCCTAGAACCGAAGATTAGCAGCCAACATGAAAGCGCCACGGGGTTAGAACTAGAGGTGATTGAGTTATCCCAGCGCATCCAGGTAGTAGCTCAAACTGTCTCGACGGCTGAATATGACCTGCAAACTCAGCAGCAAACTCAGAAAAGATTGCTGAATGAACAACGGGAGAAACAACGGCAACTGGATAAACTCGAAGCGCAAGCTCAGGCCCAGCAAGAAGCAGCCGGAACCTATGCCAGTAAGCTGATTCTGCAAACTCAGATTCCTGGCGTTCATGGGTTAGTGGCGAGTTTAGGCCAGGTTGGAAGCCCTCGCTATCAGTTGGCGTTGGAAATTGCGGCTGGATCGCGGTTGGGGAATATTGTCGTTGATGATGATAATGTAGCAGCACAGGCGATCGCTCTCCTGAAACAAAAACGAGCCGGCCGCGCGACGTTCCTCCCCCTCAACAAAATCCGTCCCAGTCGCCGTCCTGATGCGGGTTTCAACAGTCCCGGCTTTATCGATTATGCCGTAAACCTGATCGACTTTGACCCGCGCTATCAAGACATTTTTGCCTATGTTTTCGGCAACACCGCCGTTTTTGCCACCCTCAACGCCGCTCAACCCCAGATCGGTAAACTCCGCATGGTCACCCTGGAGGGGGAACTGTTGGAAGCATCCGGAGCCATGACCGGGGGCAGTCAGTCCCAACGTTCTAGTCTCCATTTTGGCATGGGTGCAGCCAATGCTGAATCAGCCCAGCAGAAAGCGCTAGAAGACCGAATCAGCGAGATTGAGGGACTTTTGGCTCAAATTGAGGTGGAACAGGGACGCTTGTCTAATGCCACAAAACAAGCCTCTGCGGAGTTGATGGAGGTTAGGGGGCAGCATCGAGAAAAGCAATTACAACTGGAGCAATGCCGCAAACAGATCCAAAATGACCAACAACAGTGCGATCGCGATCGCCAACTCTTGGCCCAAACTCAGCAAGACCTCAATCAAACGCGATCGCGCTTAGAGCAACTGAACCAGGAGATCCCTAAGCAACAGGCTCAACTGGATGAGTATCGCCAGTCTTTGGCTCAGTTGGAAGACAACCAAGCACCGAAGGAATGGCAAGCCATTCAAGCACAACTGCGGGAAAAGGAAAGCGTGTTAGATCGGCGGGAACTGGCTCTGAGAGGATGCGAACAGCAGTTACAGGAATTAGACAAAAAACGCGATCGCACCCATGAGAAAATTCGCCAAAACTTAGAGCGCGTCAACGAACTCAAGCACAGCGAAGCCACCACCATGAGCCAAAACACCCGCATCCGTCGCCAACAGGCAGATATTAAGGGTCAGATGGCGCAAACGACAGGGCAACTCTCTATCTTGGAAGAAACCCTAGGAGCGGAAAAACAACAACGGGATGCGGTAGAGGAAAACTTGCGCCAACTACAGCTCAACCGGCAACAACTGCAATGGCAACAACAGAAACTAGCCGAAAATCAAAATACCCGCCGCCAAAATCTGATTACGCTGCAAACTCAGATCCAAGAGGTGAAAGCGGAGTTACCCGATCCCCTTCCTGAAGTTCCCGAAAATCTGAAGATCAAGGAACTTGAACAAACCCTGCGCCAACTGCAAAAACAACTGCAAGCTTTGGAACCGGTGAATATGTTGGCGATCGAAGAATACGAACAGACCACGGAACGCCTAGAAGCTCTGAGTGAAAAATTAGCCATTCTGGAAAAAGAGCGCACGGAACTCTTGCTTCGGGTAGAAAACTTTACGACTCTGCGCTATCGAGCCTTCATGGAATCTTTTGATGCAGTGAATGAAAACTTCCAACAGATCTTTGCCGAACTCTCGGAAGGGGATGGCCATTTGCAACTCGATAATGCGGAAGATCCCTTTAGTGGCGGGTTAAATTTAGTTGCCCATCCCAAAGGGAAACCCGTGCAACGTCTGGCTTCCATGTCTGGGGGGGAGAAGTCTTTAACGGCTCTGAGCTTTATTTTTGCCCTTCAACGCTACCGTCCATCCCCCTTCTATGCCTTCGATGAGGTGGATATGTTCCTGGATGGGGCAAATGTGGAACGACTCTCGAAGATGATTAAGAAACAAAGTTTGGGAAGTGCCCAATTTATCGTCGTCAGCCTCCGTCGTCCCATGATTGAAGCCTCGGAGCGTGCGATCGGGGTGACGCAAGCAAGGGGTGGATTCACTCAAGTGTTGGGTATTACCAATACCAGTGAGGTGGCATCGTAA